The following are encoded together in the Raineyella sp. LH-20 genome:
- the mtrB gene encoding MtrAB system histidine kinase MtrB → MAPGIPTRVGGAIRWFARALHGFFTHPLDVWRGSLPMRVVTSTVLASTAVLVAAGFLLMQQASDGVMQGKRRAAMAEAEVAFDSAQTQMLTSDLAAGNINEILSKVTIDLAKRGTVSGQYHVLVQGPVSSFRSGGMQPDSVPAGLADQVSRSTGVWAAPTLIAYEDGHTESGWAVGSALNAPGAGRFPVYLVFPLTQETQTLQVLRGAVITTWVILLLGLGLVAAFVARQVVIPVRAAREAAEALASGNMADRMPVRGTDDVARLAASMNNMASELQTRISQLENLSQVQQQFVSDVSHELRTPLTTMRMAGDFIYEAREDFDPATHRSAELLHDELDRFASLLDDLLEISRFDAGAAVLSTAKVDLVEIVEAEVDAQRPFAESKRTPLVVRAEDAAYAEVDPRRIQRVLRNLITNAIEHGESRPIEITVVGDERSVAVTVRDHGVGFAADQARMVFHRFWRADPSRARTVGGSGLGLAIAMEDARLHGGSLNAWGRPGQGAQFRLTVPRRPGGLVEVSPLPVVPADFLEAQAHAAARELPAARLAPTASAADPAQEAEE, encoded by the coding sequence ATGGCCCCCGGCATCCCCACCCGGGTGGGCGGGGCGATCCGGTGGTTCGCCCGGGCGTTGCACGGCTTCTTCACCCATCCGCTGGACGTGTGGCGCGGCTCGCTGCCGATGCGGGTGGTGACCAGCACCGTGCTGGCCTCCACCGCGGTCCTGGTCGCAGCCGGCTTCCTGCTGATGCAGCAGGCGAGCGACGGGGTGATGCAGGGCAAGCGCCGGGCGGCGATGGCCGAGGCGGAGGTCGCCTTCGACTCCGCGCAGACCCAGATGCTCACCAGTGACCTGGCCGCCGGCAACATCAACGAGATCCTCAGCAAGGTCACCATCGACCTGGCCAAGCGCGGCACGGTCAGCGGCCAGTACCACGTGCTCGTGCAGGGCCCGGTGTCGAGCTTTCGATCCGGCGGGATGCAGCCCGATTCCGTCCCGGCCGGGCTGGCCGACCAAGTGTCCCGGTCCACCGGGGTGTGGGCGGCGCCCACGCTGATCGCGTACGAGGACGGGCACACCGAGTCGGGCTGGGCGGTCGGCTCGGCCCTGAACGCGCCGGGTGCCGGGCGCTTTCCGGTCTACCTGGTGTTCCCGCTGACCCAGGAGACCCAGACGCTCCAGGTGCTGCGCGGCGCGGTGATCACCACCTGGGTGATCCTGTTGCTCGGCCTCGGCCTGGTCGCCGCGTTCGTCGCCCGCCAGGTCGTCATCCCGGTCCGGGCGGCCCGGGAGGCGGCCGAGGCCCTCGCCTCGGGCAACATGGCCGACCGGATGCCGGTCCGCGGCACCGACGACGTCGCCCGCCTGGCCGCCTCGATGAACAACATGGCCTCGGAACTGCAGACCAGGATCAGCCAGCTGGAGAACCTGTCACAGGTCCAGCAGCAGTTCGTCTCCGACGTCTCCCACGAGCTGCGTACGCCACTGACGACGATGCGGATGGCCGGCGACTTCATCTACGAGGCGCGCGAGGACTTCGACCCGGCGACCCATCGCTCGGCCGAGCTGCTGCACGACGAGTTGGACCGGTTCGCCTCGCTGCTCGACGACCTGCTGGAGATCTCCCGGTTCGACGCCGGTGCCGCGGTGCTCAGCACGGCGAAGGTCGACCTGGTGGAGATCGTCGAGGCGGAGGTCGACGCGCAGCGCCCGTTCGCCGAGAGCAAACGGACACCGCTGGTGGTGCGCGCGGAGGATGCGGCGTACGCCGAGGTGGATCCGCGTCGGATCCAGCGGGTGCTGCGCAACCTCATCACCAACGCGATCGAGCACGGTGAGTCCCGACCGATCGAGATCACCGTAGTGGGGGACGAGCGGTCGGTCGCGGTCACCGTCCGCGACCACGGCGTCGGGTTCGCCGCGGACCAGGCCCGGATGGTCTTCCACCGGTTCTGGCGGGCCGACCCGTCGCGGGCACGTACGGTCGGCGGGTCCGGTCTCGGCCTGGCCATTGCGATGGAGGACGCCCGGCTGCACGGCGGCTCCCTGAACGCCTGGGGGCGGCCCGGCCAGGGAGCGCAGTTCCGGCTCACCGTGCCTCGCCGGCCGGGCGGGCTGGTGGAGGTGTCACCGCTGCCGGTCGTGCCCGCCGACTTCCTCGAGGCCCAGGCGCACGCGGCGGCCCGGGAACTGCCCGCGGCGCGCCTTGCACCGACGGCGTCGGCGGCCGACCCAGCACAGGAGGCGGAGGAATGA
- the smpB gene encoding SsrA-binding protein SmpB has protein sequence MVKETGTKLVAQNKKARHDYTIHQTYEAGIVLQGTEVKSLREGHASLVDSFATVDDGEVWLRQAMIPEYSHGTWTNHSARRTRKLLLNRKEIDRLRRDLGTSGTTLVPLKLYFKDGYAKVEIGVATGKREYDKRQTLAERDARRETDRALAARRKGRR, from the coding sequence ATGGTCAAGGAGACGGGGACGAAACTGGTCGCCCAGAACAAGAAGGCGCGCCACGACTACACGATCCACCAGACGTACGAGGCCGGGATCGTCCTGCAGGGCACCGAGGTGAAGTCGCTCCGAGAGGGCCACGCCTCGCTCGTCGACTCCTTCGCGACCGTGGACGACGGCGAGGTGTGGCTGCGCCAGGCGATGATCCCCGAGTACAGCCACGGCACCTGGACCAACCATTCGGCGCGGCGCACTCGCAAGCTGCTGCTCAACCGCAAGGAGATCGACCGGCTGCGGCGCGACCTGGGCACTTCCGGGACCACGCTGGTGCCGCTGAAGCTCTACTTCAAGGACGGCTACGCCAAGGTGGAGATCGGGGTGGCGACGGGCAAGCGGGAGTACGACAAGCGCCAGACACTGGCCGAGCGGGACGCTCGACGCGAGACGGACCGCGCGCTCGCGGCCCGTCGGAAGGGCCGGCGATGA
- a CDS encoding YqgE/AlgH family protein, protein MEVRRPRRGDLLVSTVDVRDGGVFEQSVIFLVDADDDGALGVVLNKRADLALERVLPDWAEVVSVPRVLYQGGPVLPEGAVCLASVKDPEEEPPGWRPVVGRIGLLHLDTPVELVVDTYDDIRIFVGYAGWSPWQLETEIGRGLWYVVPAAYTDVFGHAPWTLWREVLHRQGGDLALYATWTETPHLN, encoded by the coding sequence GTGGAAGTACGTCGGCCGAGGCGCGGTGACCTGCTGGTGTCGACCGTCGACGTGCGCGACGGCGGCGTGTTCGAGCAGTCCGTCATCTTCCTTGTCGACGCCGACGACGACGGGGCCCTGGGCGTGGTGCTCAACAAGCGCGCCGACCTGGCGCTGGAACGGGTGCTGCCCGACTGGGCCGAGGTGGTCAGCGTGCCGCGGGTGCTCTACCAGGGCGGACCGGTGCTGCCCGAAGGCGCGGTCTGCCTGGCGAGCGTGAAGGACCCCGAGGAAGAACCTCCCGGCTGGCGTCCGGTGGTCGGCCGGATCGGCCTGCTGCATCTCGACACGCCGGTCGAACTGGTCGTCGACACGTACGACGACATCCGGATCTTTGTCGGCTACGCAGGGTGGTCGCCGTGGCAGCTGGAGACCGAGATCGGCCGGGGTCTGTGGTACGTCGTGCCCGCCGCTTACACCGACGTCTTCGGGCACGCCCCGTGGACGCTGTGGCGTGAGGTGCTCCATCGACAGGGTGGGGACCTGGCCCTCTACGCGACCTGGACCGAGACGCCTCACCTCAACTGA
- a CDS encoding DUF2207 domain-containing protein, translating to MTALPRRGGRGRGPARLVAALLAVLVVVAPFALATPARAAGDSIDSYALDYVVGTDGTVAVTERLVYRFGTSSGRHGIQRQLVAREPEKDDPRQDVVYRYDNIQVSSPDAPAAVTTSTVTSSTDPRREDLLIRVGDPNRTVTSATATYQLTYTITGAMRGQQAYDEFYWDAVGTGWTTTTLNDIAVSVTVPGGATDKACYAGGSQSNAPCDSVSIDNGVLHAAQSTLGPGEGMTVSAQIRSGLVSDNRPHLAPSASVQQQRGLIAAGGVTALVAALSALVGARIVRSRRDLRFLDLPPGVLPPPGAEGRVGASPRDLTVPVAFAPPPITVAEAGYLLDGTLDTRETAATLIALAVRGAVTISGDERSGYRITLVDRRRAEANHEAALLWSLFAADEAGATVDLGQRGGMTAAHDRMVTDVRREVGERGWFVRLPRVPGGGIHVSGFSRGWLVLAAGGAFVGAAGVARLLFLLPLLPIIVAAVVVRRRLRRGQRTPVGRALTDQTEGFREYLATAEADQLRFEEGEDIFSRYLPWAISFDLADRWARVCQDLVAAGRLPEIQPTWYIGQFYLPTFSWIGFTDAVASTVAPLPPVSSGDTGFGSGGSAFGGGGGFVGGGGGGGGGGSW from the coding sequence ATGACCGCCCTGCCGCGCCGCGGAGGACGCGGTCGTGGACCGGCCAGGCTGGTGGCGGCGCTGCTCGCGGTGCTGGTCGTCGTCGCGCCGTTCGCCCTGGCGACCCCCGCACGTGCCGCGGGGGACAGCATCGACTCGTACGCCCTGGACTACGTCGTCGGCACGGACGGGACGGTGGCGGTCACTGAACGGCTCGTCTACCGTTTCGGCACCAGCTCGGGCCGGCACGGCATCCAACGCCAGCTGGTCGCCCGGGAGCCGGAGAAGGACGATCCGCGCCAGGACGTCGTCTATCGCTACGACAACATCCAGGTGAGCAGCCCGGACGCGCCGGCTGCCGTCACCACCTCCACCGTGACCTCGTCCACGGACCCCCGCCGGGAGGACCTGCTGATCCGGGTCGGGGATCCCAACCGTACGGTCACCTCCGCCACCGCCACCTACCAGCTGACATACACCATCACCGGCGCGATGCGCGGCCAGCAGGCGTACGACGAGTTCTACTGGGACGCCGTCGGCACCGGATGGACCACCACCACACTGAACGACATCGCGGTGAGCGTGACGGTGCCCGGCGGGGCGACCGACAAGGCGTGCTACGCCGGCGGCAGCCAGAGCAACGCCCCGTGTGACAGCGTCAGCATCGACAACGGAGTCCTCCACGCCGCCCAGTCGACCCTCGGCCCCGGGGAGGGAATGACCGTCTCGGCACAGATCCGCTCCGGCCTGGTCTCCGACAACCGGCCCCACCTGGCGCCCAGCGCCTCGGTGCAGCAGCAGCGCGGATTGATCGCCGCCGGCGGGGTCACCGCACTGGTCGCCGCCCTCTCGGCGCTGGTCGGCGCCCGGATCGTACGGTCCCGGCGCGACCTGCGCTTCCTCGACCTGCCGCCGGGGGTGCTGCCGCCACCGGGCGCCGAGGGACGGGTCGGCGCCTCGCCGCGCGACCTCACGGTACCGGTGGCGTTCGCGCCGCCCCCGATCACCGTCGCCGAGGCGGGATACCTGCTGGACGGGACGCTCGACACCCGAGAGACCGCCGCCACGCTGATCGCCCTGGCCGTCCGGGGTGCGGTGACCATCTCCGGTGACGAGCGCAGCGGCTATCGGATCACCCTCGTCGATCGGCGACGGGCCGAGGCGAATCATGAGGCGGCGCTGCTCTGGTCGTTGTTCGCCGCGGACGAGGCAGGGGCGACCGTCGACCTCGGCCAGCGCGGGGGCATGACGGCCGCCCACGATCGGATGGTCACCGATGTTCGTCGAGAAGTGGGCGAGCGGGGATGGTTCGTCCGGCTGCCCCGGGTGCCGGGCGGCGGGATCCATGTCAGCGGATTCAGCCGGGGGTGGCTCGTGCTCGCGGCCGGAGGGGCCTTCGTCGGCGCCGCGGGGGTGGCTCGGCTGCTCTTCCTGCTGCCCCTGCTGCCGATCATCGTGGCCGCGGTGGTGGTCCGCCGTCGGCTGCGGCGCGGACAACGGACGCCGGTCGGCCGGGCGCTCACCGACCAGACCGAGGGCTTCCGGGAGTACCTGGCGACCGCCGAGGCCGACCAGCTCCGCTTCGAGGAGGGCGAGGACATCTTCTCGCGCTACCTGCCGTGGGCGATCAGCTTCGACCTCGCCGACCGCTGGGCACGGGTCTGCCAGGACCTGGTGGCCGCCGGACGCCTCCCCGAGATCCAGCCCACCTGGTACATCGGGCAGTTCTACCTGCCGACCTTCTCCTGGATCGGTTTCACCGACGCCGTGGCCAGCACCGTCGCCCCGCTGCCCCCGGTGTCGAGCGGTGACACCGGCTTCGGCAGTGGCGGCTCCGCGTTCGGCGGCGGGGGCGGGTTCGTCGGCGGTGGCGGCGGTGGAGGCGGCGGCGGGTCCTGGTGA
- a CDS encoding LpqB family beta-propeller domain-containing protein, with protein MTRIDGGGARRTARVLLALVLATLLGGCVSVPSSGPVIRGDQSSARSTSQVEIAAQPPAVNSSPRAVVDGFLQAMAAYEPDYATARLYLAPSVRDTWQPMSGVTVYADGHAVTEAGGTVTLSAPVTGRVDARGAFTPVKDRLTTDFGLQRGSDGQWRITDPPEGLLVSQFIFDNFFQHPSLYWPEPGGQYLVPDPISLAQGRRTATTLVRALLAGPGDWIAPAVSNAVPAGTTLRNDVGVGADGVATVDLSGPIDTLDTAQRRLLAGQLTWTLAQLPTVTGVKVLHDGAAYALGDLTGQNSVVPVGSLPNLAPVPPGLDNHLFAIDDHKVVRVDQSDQTSTVVPIPGPFGQSGTDPEGLAVTASADTVAVVTEGGTRLTTVDLAAGTTSGTFAGFTRLLRPQYARTGELWLVSGEPGQQKIQVAQGDRIVGVDAGDLTGTRISNFRISPDGVRMALVIERDGHTVLALARVDRQGGSLRVEGLQVIPLALSGQSQLTSVSDVGWSGPMGLVVLGSGQESTQPSPYRLDLSTVAVQQIGQPDGWQARSIATLPNPESTRMVIVGDRTGAWRYEDVAIWPHLSATITAAAYPG; from the coding sequence ATGACGAGGATCGACGGGGGCGGTGCGCGTCGTACGGCCCGTGTCCTTCTCGCACTGGTGCTCGCCACCCTGCTGGGCGGCTGCGTGTCGGTGCCCAGCAGCGGGCCGGTCATCCGCGGTGACCAGTCGAGTGCCCGGTCCACGTCTCAGGTCGAGATCGCCGCCCAGCCGCCGGCGGTCAACAGCTCGCCGCGCGCGGTGGTGGACGGCTTCCTGCAGGCGATGGCGGCGTACGAACCCGACTATGCGACCGCCCGGCTCTATCTGGCACCCTCGGTCCGCGACACCTGGCAGCCGATGTCGGGGGTGACCGTCTATGCCGACGGGCACGCCGTCACCGAGGCCGGCGGCACGGTCACCCTGAGCGCGCCGGTCACCGGCCGGGTGGATGCCCGCGGCGCCTTCACCCCCGTCAAGGACAGACTCACCACCGACTTCGGTCTGCAACGCGGCTCCGACGGGCAGTGGCGGATCACCGATCCGCCCGAGGGGCTGCTGGTCTCCCAGTTCATCTTCGACAACTTCTTCCAGCACCCCAGCCTCTACTGGCCCGAGCCCGGCGGCCAGTACCTCGTCCCCGACCCGATTTCGCTGGCTCAGGGGCGGCGTACGGCGACCACCCTGGTCCGCGCCCTGTTGGCGGGGCCAGGGGACTGGATCGCACCCGCGGTGTCCAACGCCGTCCCGGCCGGGACGACGCTGCGCAACGACGTCGGGGTGGGTGCGGACGGCGTGGCCACCGTCGATCTGAGCGGTCCGATCGACACCCTCGACACAGCCCAGCGGCGTCTGTTGGCGGGCCAGCTCACCTGGACACTCGCCCAGCTGCCGACGGTGACCGGGGTGAAGGTCCTGCACGACGGCGCCGCGTACGCCCTCGGCGACCTGACCGGGCAGAACTCCGTCGTGCCGGTCGGCTCGTTGCCGAACCTGGCGCCGGTGCCGCCCGGCCTCGACAACCATCTCTTCGCCATCGACGACCACAAGGTGGTCAGGGTCGACCAGAGCGACCAGACCAGCACCGTCGTCCCGATCCCCGGCCCCTTCGGTCAGAGCGGAACCGACCCCGAGGGCCTCGCCGTCACCGCGTCCGCGGACACCGTCGCGGTGGTCACCGAGGGCGGTACCCGGCTGACCACCGTCGACCTGGCCGCCGGCACCACCTCGGGGACCTTCGCCGGGTTCACCCGGCTGCTCCGCCCGCAGTACGCGCGTACCGGCGAACTGTGGCTGGTGTCGGGGGAGCCCGGCCAGCAGAAGATCCAGGTCGCCCAGGGCGACCGCATCGTCGGCGTCGACGCCGGTGACCTGACCGGCACGCGGATCAGCAACTTCCGGATCTCTCCGGACGGTGTCCGGATGGCGCTGGTGATCGAGCGCGACGGTCACACCGTGCTGGCTCTGGCCCGAGTGGATCGCCAGGGAGGGAGCCTGCGGGTCGAGGGCCTGCAGGTCATTCCGCTGGCCCTGAGCGGGCAGTCGCAGCTCACCTCGGTCAGCGACGTCGGCTGGTCGGGCCCGATGGGGTTGGTCGTGCTGGGCAGCGGGCAGGAGAGCACCCAGCCCAGCCCCTACCGCCTCGACCTGAGCACCGTCGCGGTGCAGCAGATCGGCCAGCCGGACGGGTGGCAGGCGCGCTCGATCGCGACCCTGCCGAACCCGGAGAGCACCCGGATGGTGATCGTCGGGGACCGGACCGGCGCCTGGCGTTACGAGGACGTCGCCATCTGGCCACACCTGTCGGCCACGATCACCGCGGCGGCCTACCCCGGCTGA
- a CDS encoding DUF1707 and DUF4870 domain-containing protein, translating into MTPAYEHPSLNLLVSDEQRDRAVDWLQRAYADGRLTEVELDQRLDQVFAARTRKDLNLAFYGLVQPTATSQALGTHPAYAPLVSAQARDGAGRGIAAFSYFSALFTWIFGPLIGYLVAPMGSEAKRQAASAFDFTLISTGGIIAGGILSEIWSPLGIIAGISALAWFLLIIVGGAKAAAGEPWENPLMKLVPIRILSKPEPRAIGR; encoded by the coding sequence ATGACCCCGGCGTACGAACACCCCAGTCTCAACCTCCTCGTCTCCGACGAGCAGCGGGACCGTGCCGTCGACTGGCTGCAGCGTGCCTACGCCGACGGCCGCCTGACGGAGGTCGAGCTCGACCAGCGTCTCGACCAGGTCTTCGCGGCGCGGACCCGCAAGGACCTCAATCTCGCCTTCTACGGGCTGGTCCAACCCACCGCCACCTCCCAGGCCCTCGGCACCCACCCGGCGTACGCACCGTTGGTGAGTGCCCAGGCACGGGACGGCGCAGGCCGGGGGATCGCTGCTTTCAGCTATTTCTCCGCGCTGTTCACCTGGATCTTCGGCCCGCTGATCGGCTATCTGGTGGCGCCGATGGGGTCGGAGGCCAAGCGCCAGGCCGCCAGTGCCTTCGACTTCACTCTGATCAGCACCGGCGGCATCATCGCCGGCGGCATCCTGTCGGAGATCTGGTCGCCGCTGGGCATCATCGCCGGCATCTCCGCGCTGGCCTGGTTCCTGCTCATCATCGTCGGGGGCGCCAAGGCCGCCGCCGGGGAGCCGTGGGAGAACCCGCTGATGAAGCTGGTCCCGATCCGCATCCTGTCGAAGCCCGAGCCGCGGGCGATCGGCAGGTGA
- a CDS encoding M23 family metallopeptidase has protein sequence MPSPARRWGLRIAAVGLAAALGLGCAIPASADQLDDRKQQLNGQISSADDAVEESSKALQDAIATLKASQGDLAAAQAALQSTQDQVTAAKAEDARLAAELRAAQAALDEATAAVEAGQQAITTQRSTIGEIARDQVQQQHNLMGVAVLLQNGSTAGLQTRIQLSTTMMETNSAQLDRLNQLQAQLEAAQAAKAEATAKVAADRAAAAQVVVSLNALQATQADQQATVSAAVDANRTAQEAAQAEVAKDTQAYQDLSAERDKVNADIAARDEAARKAAAAQAEADRKAREAAAATSSSSSSGGSGSNASAGSKSNSSGAGSSTRASSSGLAAPIAGARITSSYGMRVHPITGVYKLHDGTDFGAACGTPIRAAASGKVTQRYYNGGYGNRLFIDHGSLGGVRTTTSYNHLSKYAVSVGQTVKQGQVIGYVGKTGYATGCHLHFMVWRNGTMVNPGSYL, from the coding sequence ATGCCTTCACCGGCCCGCCGTTGGGGCCTCAGAATCGCGGCTGTCGGACTGGCCGCCGCCCTGGGCCTGGGATGCGCGATCCCGGCCTCCGCCGATCAGCTCGATGACCGCAAGCAGCAGCTGAACGGCCAGATCTCCTCCGCCGACGACGCCGTCGAGGAGTCCAGCAAGGCGCTGCAGGACGCGATCGCGACACTCAAGGCATCGCAGGGCGACCTCGCCGCCGCGCAGGCCGCCCTGCAGTCCACCCAGGACCAGGTCACCGCCGCCAAGGCGGAGGACGCCCGGCTCGCAGCGGAGCTGCGGGCCGCCCAGGCCGCGCTCGACGAGGCGACCGCCGCTGTCGAAGCAGGACAGCAGGCCATCACCACACAGCGTTCGACGATCGGCGAGATCGCTCGCGACCAGGTCCAGCAGCAGCACAACCTGATGGGCGTGGCGGTCCTCCTGCAGAACGGCTCCACCGCCGGCCTGCAGACCCGGATCCAGCTCTCCACCACGATGATGGAGACCAACTCCGCGCAGCTGGATCGGCTCAACCAGCTGCAGGCCCAGCTCGAGGCAGCCCAGGCGGCGAAGGCGGAGGCCACCGCCAAGGTCGCCGCGGACCGCGCGGCGGCCGCCCAGGTGGTGGTGTCGCTGAACGCCCTGCAGGCCACCCAGGCCGATCAGCAGGCCACGGTGAGTGCCGCCGTCGACGCCAACCGGACGGCGCAGGAGGCGGCCCAGGCCGAGGTGGCCAAGGACACCCAGGCCTACCAGGACCTGTCCGCCGAACGGGACAAGGTCAACGCCGACATCGCCGCTCGTGACGAGGCGGCCCGAAAGGCCGCCGCGGCGCAGGCCGAGGCGGATCGCAAGGCCCGTGAGGCGGCCGCCGCCACGTCCTCGTCGTCCAGCAGCGGCGGCTCCGGCAGCAACGCCTCCGCCGGCAGCAAGTCCAACTCCTCGGGCGCCGGCTCCAGCACCCGGGCGTCGTCCTCCGGGCTCGCCGCCCCGATCGCGGGGGCCCGGATCACCTCCTCGTACGGCATGCGGGTGCACCCGATCACCGGGGTCTACAAGCTGCACGACGGCACCGACTTCGGTGCCGCCTGCGGGACCCCGATCCGCGCCGCCGCCTCCGGCAAGGTGACCCAGCGGTACTACAACGGGGGCTACGGCAACCGGCTGTTCATCGACCACGGCTCCCTCGGCGGGGTCCGCACCACCACGTCGTACAACCACCTGTCGAAGTACGCCGTGTCGGTGGGCCAGACGGTCAAGCAGGGACAGGTGATCGGCTACGTCGGCAAGACCGGCTACGCGACCGGCTGCCACCTGCACTTCATGGTGTGGCGCAACGGCACGATGGTGAACCCGGGGTCCTACCTCTGA
- a CDS encoding MauE/DoxX family redox-associated membrane protein, translating into MPDFLVLPAVIVAVTLLVAAVGKWRRPDLGQIAFRGAGLPAWISSPFVRRWHPVAELLIGLGLIVLPAPWALLPAIAGAALVTAYLVLVVLAVRAPDPVSCGCFGAEDTAPVSGRTLARNIVLEAAAVGAVVDTALGGTVIARLGSPTVWGWLLGAGLAVAVAVLAVPSGPGVPVPDEEPVPGETDGDDDDDEVWEDYVRTEIPEATLQDPDGRQVPLRGMIHHGAQLLLFLSPGCGSCAGIARDLPRWRARDLPLDIRVVVSAGVLGMPGTPAWVETAMVDTTGDAVRTLGVKGTPGAVLLGADGLLAGGPVAGSAAVRDFYVQIAGQLEEAADVS; encoded by the coding sequence GTGCCCGACTTCCTGGTCCTCCCTGCCGTGATCGTCGCCGTCACTCTGCTCGTCGCAGCCGTCGGGAAGTGGCGCCGCCCGGATCTCGGACAGATCGCCTTCCGCGGCGCCGGCCTGCCGGCCTGGATCAGCTCGCCCTTCGTCCGCCGCTGGCATCCCGTCGCCGAACTCCTGATCGGCCTCGGCCTGATCGTGCTGCCGGCCCCCTGGGCCCTGCTGCCGGCGATCGCCGGTGCCGCCCTCGTCACCGCCTACCTGGTGCTGGTCGTCCTCGCCGTCCGGGCCCCCGACCCGGTCTCCTGCGGCTGCTTCGGCGCCGAGGACACCGCCCCGGTCTCCGGGCGGACACTGGCCCGCAACATCGTGCTGGAGGCCGCCGCGGTGGGAGCGGTCGTCGATACCGCCCTCGGCGGCACGGTCATCGCCCGGCTCGGGTCCCCGACCGTGTGGGGGTGGCTGCTGGGCGCCGGCCTGGCGGTCGCCGTGGCGGTGCTGGCCGTCCCGTCGGGTCCGGGCGTTCCGGTGCCCGACGAGGAGCCCGTCCCCGGGGAGACCGACGGCGACGACGATGACGACGAGGTCTGGGAGGACTATGTCCGCACCGAGATCCCGGAGGCCACGCTGCAGGACCCGGACGGCCGCCAGGTGCCGCTGCGGGGCATGATCCACCACGGCGCGCAGCTGTTGCTCTTCCTCTCCCCGGGCTGCGGGTCCTGTGCCGGGATCGCCCGCGACCTGCCCCGCTGGCGGGCCCGGGATCTGCCCCTCGACATCCGGGTCGTGGTCTCCGCGGGGGTGCTGGGCATGCCGGGCACACCGGCCTGGGTGGAGACCGCGATGGTGGACACGACGGGGGACGCCGTACGTACGCTCGGCGTGAAGGGCACCCCCGGCGCGGTGCTGCTCGGAGCCGACGGGCTGCTCGCCGGAGGACCGGTGGCCGGATCCGCGGCGGTGCGCGACTTCTACGTGCAGATCGCCGGACAACTGGAAGAAGCGGCCGACGTCTCCTGA
- the mtrA gene encoding MtrAB system response regulator MtrA codes for MAYGARPAVSRATILVVDDDAALAEMLQLVLQQEGFGTTWVGRGDEAMETLRAVNPDLVLLDVMLPGKDGVEICREIRAESDVPVVMLTARSDTTDVVAGLEAGADDYIAKPFKAKELIARVRTRLRRLPTEHPAETLTIGDLQISVESHSVRRGTQEIPLTPLEFDLLLALARKPRQVFSREVLLEQVWGYRHAADTRLVNVHVQRLRSKIEQDPEHPQIVLTVRGVGYKAGPTVERID; via the coding sequence GTGGCGTACGGAGCCCGGCCTGCGGTGTCGCGGGCGACGATCCTGGTGGTCGACGACGATGCGGCGCTCGCCGAGATGCTGCAGCTCGTGCTCCAGCAGGAGGGCTTCGGGACCACCTGGGTCGGCCGCGGCGACGAGGCGATGGAGACCCTGCGCGCGGTGAACCCGGACCTGGTGCTGCTGGACGTGATGCTGCCCGGCAAGGACGGGGTGGAGATCTGCCGGGAGATCCGGGCGGAGTCCGACGTGCCGGTGGTGATGCTCACTGCTCGCTCGGACACCACGGATGTGGTGGCGGGCCTGGAGGCCGGGGCGGACGACTACATCGCCAAGCCGTTCAAGGCCAAGGAACTGATCGCCCGGGTGCGCACTCGCCTGCGGCGGCTGCCCACCGAGCACCCCGCCGAGACACTGACCATCGGCGACCTGCAGATCAGCGTCGAGTCCCACTCCGTGCGCCGGGGCACCCAGGAGATCCCGCTCACCCCGCTGGAGTTCGACCTGCTGCTGGCACTGGCTCGCAAGCCCCGTCAGGTGTTCAGCCGCGAGGTCCTGCTGGAACAGGTGTGGGGCTACCGCCACGCCGCCGACACCCGGCTGGTCAACGTCCACGTGCAGCGGCTGCGCTCCAAGATCGAGCAGGATCCGGAACACCCACAGATCGTGCTCACCGTCCGTGGTGTCGGATACAAGGCCGGCCCGACGGTCGAGCGGATCGACTGA